One window from the genome of Epinephelus fuscoguttatus linkage group LG3, E.fuscoguttatus.final_Chr_v1 encodes:
- the LOC125885662 gene encoding uncharacterized protein LOC125885662: MMASGAKLRQEQPQPLIALVLDGLSEIELTPSKFGPVPQGSPLSYHCPPEKSSDLILHHLAPEFPSLPFMQHTFSKLHFVPTLHQLMHLQSLQVSPQMASEIEKGTRQQSKCPAWAQLRQPRLTASRFREACSSWEGSVDPESAAKALAVQMIRGSKKQTSAMKRGLLMESEVLASYAEVMRDNVLPAGFVIHPEAPDLGASPDGRVYDPSESPPFGLVEVKSTTKHDASQVAHLKRENGSVSVRRSHRYCWKVQGQLAVTGLEWCDFVTDTQISLSVERIWQDDSFIIKMKDKLDLFYYNTYMNVYLESH; the protein is encoded by the coding sequence ATGATGGCATCTGGAGCCAAGCTACGCCAGGAGCAACCTCAGCCTCTCATTGCTCTCGTATTAGATGGCTTGTCTGAGATAGAGCTGACTCCATCTAAATTTGGGCCTGTCCCACAAGGATCCCCGCTGTCTTATCATTGCCCACCTGAAAAGTCCAGTGACCTTATCCTGCACCACTTGGCTCCTGAATTCCCGAGTCTTCCTTTTATGCAGCATACTTTTTCCAAGTTGCACTTTGTTCCAACGTTGCATCAGCTCATGCACCTCCAGTCACTCCAAGTGTCACCACAAATGGCCAGTGAAATTGAGAAGGGAACCCGGCAGCAGTCAAAATGTCCTGCATGGGCACAGTTACGTCAGCCACGGTTAACTGCCAGTCGCTTTAGAGAGGCCTGCTCTTCCTGGGAGGGAAGTGTGGACCCAGAGTCTGCAGCAAAGGCCCTCGCTGTCCAAATGATAAGAGGCTCCAAAAAGCAAACTTCTGCAATGAAGCGGGGTCTCCTAATGGAGTCAGAGGTCCTGGCAAGTTATGCTGAAGTAATGCGAGATAATGTGCTCCCTGCTGGATTTGTCATTCACCCAGAAGCACCAGATCTCGGGGCAAGTCCAGATGGTAGGGTGTATGATCCTTCAGAGTCGCCACCATTTGGACTTGTTGAAGTGAAGAGCACCACTAAACACGATGCTTCGCAGGTTGCTCACCTTAAGAGGGAAAATGGCTCTGTCAGCGTGAGGCGTTCACACCGTTACTGCTGGAAGGTTCAGGGACAGTTAGCGGTAACCGGCCTAGAGTGGTGTGActttgtcacagacacacagataagtTTGTCTGTTGAAAGAATTTGGCAAGATGATTCATTCATAATCAAAATGAAGGACAAATTAGACCTTTTCTACTACAACACATACATGAATGTTTACTTGGAATCACACTGA
- the mchr1a gene encoding melanin-concentrating hormone receptor 1, whose product MLPMDFLNDSNFSLGDTNSTTTAVDGALHCSAVLPVIFGIICFLGIIGNCIVIYTIMKKTKCRAKQTVPDIFILNLSIVDLLILLGMPFLIHQLLGNGSWHFGAAMCTVITALDSNSQIVSTYILTAMTFDRYLATVHPIRFNYIRTPCVATLVIGLVWSLSLLTIIPVWMYAGLMPLPDGLVACALLLPDPVTNTYWFTLYQFFLAFAIPLAVICLVFFKILQHMSTSVAPLPPRSLRVRTRKVTRMAVAICLAFFICWAPYYILQLVHLGVQEPSLAFTYTYNIAISMGYANSCINPFLYIILSETFKRQFLRAVRPVNRKFRVNPSTTDGGSVSVRMIPEGAQQEHASEEIVPPNGAPQ is encoded by the exons ATGTTACCGATGGATTTCTTAAACGATTCAAATTTTTCCCTCGGAGACACTAATTCAACAACAACAG CTGTAGATGGGGCCCTTCACTGCAGTGCCGTCCTCCCAGTCATCTTTGGCATCATCTGCTTTCTAGGTATCATAGGAAACTGTATTGTCATCTACACCATCATGAAGAAGACCAAGTGTCGCGCAAAGCAAACTGTCCCAGacatctttattttaaatttgtcaATTGTTGATCTCCTGATTCTCCTTGGGATGCCATTCCTCATCCACCAGCTGCTGGGCAACGGCTCCTGGCATTTTGGAGCTGCAATGTGTACGGTCATCACTGCGCTTGACTCCAATAGCCAGATTGTCAGTACTTACATTCTCACTGCAATGACCTTTGACCGTTACTTGGCTACTGTCCATCCCATACGCTTCAACTACATCCGCACACCGTGTGTGGCAACACTGGTCATCGGTCTGGTGTGGTCGCTGTCTTTACTCACCATCATCCCTGTGTGGATGTACGCAGGCCTGATGCCTCTGCCAGATGGCCTGGTGGCTTGTGCTCTCCTTCTGCCTGATCCAGTCACCAACACATACTGGTTTACACTTTACCAGTTCTTCTTGGCATTTGCTATACCTTTGGCCGTCATCTGCCTTGTGTTCTTCAAGATCCTCCAGCACATGTCCACCAGCGTGGCACCGCTGCCTCCACGGAGTTTGAGGGTGCGCACCAGGAAGGTGACCCGGATGGCAGTGGCCATCTGCTTGGCTTTCTTCATCTGTTGGGCCCCTTACTACATCCTTCAGCTGGTCCATCTAGGGGTGCAGGAGCCAAGCCTGGCTTTCACCTACACCTACAACATAGCCATTAGCATGGGATATGCTAACAGTTGCATCAACCCATTCCTCTACATTATCCTCAGTGAGACCTTCAAGAGGCAGTTTCTCAGAGCTGTACGCCCGGTTAATAGGAAGTTCCGTGTGAACCCGAGCACCACAGATGGTGGCAGTGTGAGCGTGAGAATGATACCTGAAGGGGCTCAGCAGGAGCATGCCTCTGAGGAGATTGTACCACCCAATGGTGCCCCACAATGA